One Coturnix japonica isolate 7356 chromosome 20, Coturnix japonica 2.1, whole genome shotgun sequence genomic window carries:
- the RBM12 gene encoding RNA-binding protein 12, whose protein sequence is MAVVIRLQGLPIVAGTMDIRHFFSGLTIPDGGVHIVGGELGEAFIVFATDEDARLGMMRTGGTIKGSKVTLLLSSKTEMQNMIELSRRRFETANLDMPPANASRSGPPPSSGMSGRVNLPTTVPNFNNPSPSVVTASTTVHESNKNISTFSTAGMGTAPPNLGSSFGSPTFSSTIPSTASPMNTVPPPPIPPIPAMPSLPPMPSIPPIPVPPPVPTLPPVPPVPPIPPVPPVPPMTPIPPISGMPPLNPPPVAPLPTGMNGSGAAVNMNSGLNPLFIGPMNPVNPIQMNSQSNVKPIPINPDDLYVSIHGMPFSATEADVKEFFLGLRVDAIHMLKDHVGRNNGNGLVKFFSPQDTFEALKRNRMLMIQRYVEVSPATERQWVAAGGHITFKQTMGPSGQPHPPPPQPHPRSKSPSGQKRSRSRSPHEQGFCVYLKGLPFESENKHVIDFFKKLDIVEDSIYIAYGPNGKAIGEGFVEFRNEADYKAALCHHKQYIGNRFIQVHPITKKAMLEKIDLIRKRLQNFNYDQREIIMNAEAESSSPKLCAHISNIPYNITKMEILQFLEGLAVEENSVQILVDNNGQGLGQALVQFKAEDDARKAERLHRKKLNGRDVVLRLITVEEMRDIERNPPSQGKKILKIPLQGNTAVPGAQPPTGDEHPFLGGNPKDANNGPPFSFPGNFSGSGTFGPPLPPPGIGGFPDARPGIPAVASAGLPGAGIEVPGFAGGPANLSGPSSFGGGPQSFGNGPGNLSGPPGFAGGPPGIAGSLGHLGGPPAFGPGPGNIHISGPPGFGSGSGKPGPTVIKVQNMPFTVSVDEILDFFYGYQVIPGSVCLKYNEKGMPTGEAMVAFESRDEAMAAVVDLNDRPIGSRKVKLVLG, encoded by the coding sequence ATGGCTGTGGTCATCCGCTTGCAAGGTCTCCCGATTGTGGCGGGGACCATGGACATTCGCCACTTCTTCTCTGGATTGACCATTCCCGATGGGGGCGTGCATATTGTAGGGGGTGAACTGGGTGAGGCTTTCATCGTTTTTGCCACTGATGAAGATGCAAGGCTTGGTATGATGCGCACAGGTGGTACAATTAAAGGGTCAAAAGTAACGCTGTTACTGagcagtaaaactgaaatgcagaacatGATAGAGCTCAGCCGTAGACGTTTTGAAACTGCTAATCTAGATATGCCGCCAGCAAATGCTAGCAGGTCGGGACCACCTCCTAGTTCTGGGATGAGTGGAAGGGTTAACTTGCCTACTACTGTACCTAACTTTAATAATCCTTCTCCTAGCGTAGTAACAGCTTCTACTACTGTGCATGAGAGCAATAAAAACATATCCACATTTTCTACTGCCGGTATGGGGACTGCACCTCCAAATCTTGGGAGTTCTTTTGGTAGCCCCACGTTTAGCTCAACTATACCCAGTACAGCATCCCCGATGAACACAGTACCTCCTCCACCGATCCCTCCCATTCCAGCTATGCCGTCTTTGCCACCAATGCCTTCTATTCCTCCAATTCCTGTTCCTCCTCCCGTACCCACATTGCCTCCTGTTCCTCCGGTTCCACCAATACCCCCTGTGCCCCCAGTACCCCCAATGACACCTATACCTCCCATATCAGGAATGCCTCCTCTGAATCCTCCGCCTGTAGCACCGTTACCCACTGGAATGAATGGGTCTGGAGCAGCAGTGAATATGAACAGCGGCTTGAATCCATTGTTTATTGGTCCCATGAATCCTGTAAATCCTATCCAGATGAATTCTCAAAGTAACGTCAAACCAATTCCAATCAATCCAGATGATTTATACGTCAGCATTCACGGAATGCCCTTTTCTGCAACAGAAGCCGATGTGAAAGAATTTTTCCTTGGGCTCCGTGTGGATGCGATCCATATGCTGAAGGATCATGTAGGTCGAAATAATGGAAATGGACTAGTcaagtttttttctcctcaagaTACATTTGAAGCACTGAAACGAAACAGAATGCTGATGATTCAGCGGTATGTTGAAGTTAGTCCTGCAACAGAGAGACAGTGGGTGGCTGCCGGAGGCCACATAACGTTCAAGCAAACCATGGGCCCCTCTGGACAACCACACCCTCCTCCTCCACAGCCTCATCCTAGGTCCAAATCTCCCAGTGGACAGAAAAGGTCACGGTCGCGATCTCCCCACGAACAGggtttctgtgtttatttgaaAGGTCTTCCCTTTGAGTCGGAGAACAAGCATGtgatagatttttttaaaaagctggaTATAGTTGAAGACAGCATCTATATTGCTTATGGACCTAATGGGAAAGCAATTGGAGAGGGTTTTGTGGAGTTCAGGAATGAAGCTGATTACAAAGCAGCTTTGTGTCATCATAAGCAGTACATAGGGAATCGTTTTATTCAAGTTCATCCAATTACTAAAAAGGCAATGTTAGAAAAGATAGATTTGATTCGTAAAAGGTTGCAGAATTTCAACTATGACCAGAGAGAGATCATCATGAATGCTGAGGCAGAGTCAAGCTCACCAAAATTGTGTGCGCATATATCTAATATTCCATACAATATAACCAAAATGGAAATTCTTCAATTTCTAGAGGGACTGGCGGTAGAAGAAAACTCTGTACAAATTCTTGTTGATAATAACGGGCAAGGTTTAGGACAAGCGCTGGTTCAGTTCAAAGCTGAAGACGATGCTCGTAAAGCAGAGCGTTTGCACCGTAAAAAGCTGAATGGAAGAGATGTTGTGTTACGTTTGATTACTGTAGAAGAAATGAGAGATATTGAGAGAAACCCACCGTCTCAAGGGAAAAAGATCCTGAAAATACCACTACAAGGAAACACAGCTGTGCCGGGAGCACAGCCCCCCACTGGGGATGAGCATCCCTTCTTGGGAGGAAATCCTAAAGATGCAAACAACGGTCCTCCATTCAGTTTCCCCGGTAACTTCAGTGGGTCTGGCACGTTTGGTCCTCCTCTGCCGCCACCTGGGATAGGTGGCTTTCCTGATGCTAGGCCGGGAATACCTGCGGTCGCAAGCGCTGGTTTGCCTGGTGCGGGTATTGAGGTCCCAGGTTTTGCAGGTGGTCCTGCTAATTTGAGTGGACCATCGAGTTTTGGAGGGGGCCCTCAGAGTTTTGGTAATGGTCCTGGCAACTTAAGTGGACCCCCTGGCTTTGCTGGTGGTCCTCCAGGAATTGCTGGCAGTCTTGGGCATTTAGGTGGGCCTCCCGCATTCGGACCCGGACCGGGAAATATACATATTAGTGGACCCCCAGGTTTTGGATCGGGGTCTGGGAAGCCAGGACCAACTGTCATTAAAGTGCAAAATATGCCCTTCACTGTTTCGGTGGATGAaattttggatttcttttatGGTTACCAAGTGATCCCTGGTTCAGTGTGcttaaaatacaatgaaaaaggCATGCCCACGGGAGAAGCGATGGTTGCGTTTGAGTCTCGTGATGAAGCGATGGCAGCAGTTGTTGATTTAAATGATAGGCCTATAGGCTCAAGAAAAGTAAAGCTTGTTTTAGGGTAG
- the NFS1 gene encoding cysteine desulfurase, mitochondrial translates to MPTAKPITKPIFTLSKQLGCDCPYGPTVTGIYNTHTHTHTHTVPKLSRAPLGVPAPHRHRRLGLRFRCRRKGRSGAVFPGLVSSAMYRLWRSPAALRPVPPAPRRFSAAAPRTRTDGGGAGPRGDGGGALRPLYLDVQATTPLDPRVLDRMLPYLTGCYGNPHSRTHAYGWESEAATERARRQVADLIGADPREIIFTSGATESNNMAIKGVARFYKSRKKHIITTQTEHKCVLDSCRSLEAEGFQITYLPVQKNGLIDLKELEAAFQPDTSLVSVMAVNNEIGVKQPIGDIGEICRSRKVFFHTDAAQAVGKIPLDVNDLKIDLMSISGHKIYGPKGVGAIYVRRRPRVRLEPLQSGGGQERGLRSGTVPTPLAVGLGAACEVAQEEMEYDHKRISQLAERLVTKIMSEVPDVVMNGDREHRYPGCVNLSFAYVEGESLLMALKDVALSSGSACTSASLEPSYVLRAIGADEDLAHSSIRFGIGRFTTEEEIDYTVQKCIQHVKRLREMSPLWEMVQDGIDLKSIKWSQH, encoded by the exons ATGCCCACGGCGAAGCCCATCACGAAGCCCATCTTCACTCTGTCGAAGCAGCTGGGCTGCGACTGCCCGTACGGGCCCACGGTCACGGGCATctacaacacacacacacacacacacacacacacggttCCCAAGCTCAGCCGCGCTCCGCTCGGTGTCCCCGCTCCTCACCGCCACCGCCGCCTGGGCCTCCGCTTCCGGTGCAGGCGGAAGGGGCGGAGCGGCGCCGTGTTCCCCGGTCTCGTTTCCTCGGCCATGTACCGGCTGTGGCGCAGCCCGGCTGCTCTGCGCCCGGTTCCTCCCGCCCCGCGGCGGTTCTCGGCGGCGGCACCGCGAACACGGACCGATGGGGGCGGGGCGG GGCCGCGCGGCGATGGAGGCGGCGCTCTGCGGCCGCTGTACCTGGACGTGCAGGCCACCACCCCGCTG GACCCGCGCGTGCTGGACCGCATGCTGCCCTACCTGACCGGCTGCTACGGGAACCCGCACTCCCGCACACACGCCTACGGATGGGAGAGCGAGGCCGCCACCGAGCGCGCCCGGCGG CAAGTCGCAGATCTGATAGGAGCAGATCCCAGGGAAATCATTTTCACCAGCGGGGCTACGGAATCGAATAATATGGCCATTAAG GGTGTTGCGAGGTTCTATAAGTCCAGGAAGAAGCACATCATTACCACACAGACAGAGCACAAGTGTGTGTTGGATTCCTGCCGCTCCTTGGAGGCTGAAGGTTTCCAGATCACTTACCTGCCGGTCCAGAAAAATGGGCTGATCGATTTGAAG GAGCTGGAGGCTGCGTTCCAGCCAGACACGAGCTTGGTTTCTGTGATGGCCGTGAATAACGAAATAGGAGTGAAGCAGCCAATTGGTGACATTG GTGAGATCTGCCGCTCACGTAAGGTTTTCTTCCACACGGATGCTGCACAAGCAGTTGGAAAAATTCCTCTGGACGTCAATGACTTGAAGATTGACCTAATGAGCATCAGTGGCCATAAGATTTATGGGCCCAAAG GGGTTGGTGCCATCTATGTTCGCCGGCGGCCACGTGTGCGGCTGGAACCGCTGCAGAGCGGGGGAGGCCAGGAGAGAGGGCTGCGATCGGGGACTGTGCCCACACCGCTGGCTGTGGGCCTGGGGGCTGCGTGTGAGGTGGCACAGGAAGAGATGGAG TATGACCATAAGCGAATCTCACAACTGGCAGAACGGCTTGTTACGAAAATAATGAGCGAAGTTCCTGATGTGGTTATGAATGGAGACAGAGAGCATCGTTATCCAG gaTGTGTCAATTTATCTTTTGCGTATGTGGAAGGGGAGAGTCTTCTCATGGCCCTGAAAGATGTGGCTCTGTCTTCAGGAAG TGCTTGCACATCAGCTTCTCTGGAGCCTTCATATGTTTTGCGGGCAATTGGAGCAGATGAAGATTTGGCTCATTCCTCTATCAG ATTTGGCATTGGTCGTTTCACTACCGAGGAAGAAATAGATTATACAGTTCAGAAATGCATACAGCACGTTAAGAGGCTGAGGGAAATGAG TCCTCTTTGGGAAATGGTGCAGGATGGAATTGACCTCAAAAGCATTAAATGGAgtcagcactga